From one Streptomyces sp. ICC1 genomic stretch:
- a CDS encoding HAMP domain-containing sensor histidine kinase has protein sequence MRWALVKVCLAVTVMVVVAFAVPLGLVVQEMASDRAFSNAERQAATIGPTLSITTDPVQLRKAVESTQMGAARRMAVHVPAVADTPRVDIGDGWAGEHAVAETRRIGRAATAPVSGGGSALLQPIALGSGDIAVVEILVPESEVSNGVATAWVVLAGVGLALVVGSVAVADRLGARLVRPAERLADAAHRLGEGRLGARVPEEGPKELRSAAVAFNSMADQVVELLANERELAADLSHRLRTPLTVLRLNAASLGDGPAAEQTRAAVEQLEREVDTIIRTAREQRAPASATGGGGAGCDASEVIRDRMDFWSALAEDEGREVRLAGVDRTVRIPVARPELAAALDAMLGNVFRHTPEGTPFAVDVHDAGDAVIVLVSDAGGGIADPDAALRRGNDGGRDGSTGLGLDIVRRVAESTGGDVRLGRSVLGGTEVRVWIALDGRTRGGSARAGRGRRKRRGD, from the coding sequence ATGAGGTGGGCGCTGGTCAAGGTGTGCCTCGCGGTCACCGTCATGGTGGTCGTGGCGTTCGCCGTGCCGCTCGGGCTGGTCGTCCAGGAGATGGCCAGCGACCGGGCGTTCTCCAACGCCGAGCGGCAGGCCGCCACCATCGGGCCGACGCTGTCGATCACGACGGACCCGGTCCAGCTGCGCAAGGCGGTGGAGTCCACGCAGATGGGCGCCGCCCGGCGGATGGCCGTGCACGTCCCGGCCGTCGCAGACACCCCGCGCGTGGACATCGGCGACGGCTGGGCCGGGGAGCACGCCGTCGCCGAGACCCGGCGGATCGGGCGGGCGGCCACGGCCCCGGTGTCGGGCGGCGGCTCGGCGCTGCTCCAGCCCATCGCGCTCGGCTCCGGGGACATCGCGGTGGTGGAGATCCTCGTCCCGGAGAGCGAGGTCAGCAACGGCGTCGCCACCGCCTGGGTGGTCCTCGCGGGCGTCGGCCTCGCCCTGGTCGTGGGCTCGGTGGCGGTGGCGGACCGGCTCGGCGCCCGCCTGGTGCGGCCGGCCGAGCGGCTCGCGGACGCCGCGCACCGGCTGGGCGAGGGACGGCTGGGCGCGCGGGTCCCCGAGGAGGGGCCGAAGGAACTCCGCTCGGCGGCCGTCGCGTTCAACTCGATGGCGGACCAGGTGGTGGAGCTCCTCGCCAACGAGCGGGAGTTGGCCGCCGACCTCTCGCACCGGCTGCGGACGCCGCTGACGGTGCTGCGGCTCAACGCGGCCTCGCTCGGCGACGGTCCGGCGGCGGAGCAGACCCGGGCGGCCGTGGAGCAACTGGAGCGCGAGGTCGACACGATCATCCGTACGGCCCGCGAGCAGCGCGCGCCCGCCTCCGCCACGGGCGGCGGCGGTGCCGGCTGCGACGCCTCCGAGGTGATCCGCGACCGGATGGACTTCTGGTCGGCGCTGGCGGAGGACGAGGGCCGGGAGGTGCGGCTCGCGGGGGTCGACCGCACGGTACGGATCCCCGTGGCCCGGCCCGAGCTCGCGGCCGCGCTGGACGCCATGCTCGGCAACGTCTTCCGGCACACCCCGGAGGGCACTCCCTTCGCGGTGGACGTCCACGACGCGGGGGACGCGGTGATCGTGCTCGTCTCGGACGCGGGGGGCGGCATCGCCGATCCGGACGCGGCCCTGCGGCGCGGCAACGACGGCGGCCGGGACGGTTCGACGGGCCTCGGCCTGGACATCGTGCGGCGCGTCGCCGAATCGACGGGCGGTGACGTGCGGCTGGGGCGCTCGGTGCTCGGCGGCACCGAGGTGCGGGTGTGGATCGCCCTGGACGGCCGCACGCGGGGCGGGTCCGCCCGCGCGGGGCGCGGCCGGCGCAAGCGGCGGGGCGACTGA
- a CDS encoding DUF5993 family protein — protein MDTLIFGGLLATLIAMYRDASRFVVLGAWWLMLLAVILLMAHHITSGLALTLSY, from the coding sequence ATGGACACCCTCATCTTCGGCGGCCTCCTCGCCACCCTGATCGCGATGTACCGGGACGCGTCGCGGTTCGTGGTGCTCGGTGCCTGGTGGCTGATGCTGCTCGCCGTGATCCTGCTGATGGCGCACCACATCACCAGCGGCCTCGCCCTCACCCTGAGCTACTGA
- a CDS encoding disulfide bond formation protein B, protein MSSLLPEAPLEGGLLGRVQYWFACAFAIGWTGVVCGGLFYQFGLWEYPCPLCIVQRMFMLLAAIGAGHVIRTALTHGAVTGRDYMMGWGLTLVAVIAGSFASWRQTMLHILPGDKGFGSEVFGLHLYVWAWILFQASVVAVGIVLAFAHSTADRVIPADGPGAYRTVGLAALWFLGLVIAVNIVAVFLEEGFHWFLPDDPSRYQFFHDVGIID, encoded by the coding sequence ATGTCCAGCCTCCTCCCGGAGGCGCCGCTGGAGGGCGGGCTGCTGGGGCGCGTCCAGTACTGGTTCGCGTGCGCCTTCGCCATCGGCTGGACGGGTGTGGTCTGCGGCGGGCTCTTCTACCAGTTCGGGCTGTGGGAGTACCCGTGCCCGCTCTGCATCGTGCAGCGGATGTTCATGCTGCTGGCGGCGATCGGGGCCGGGCACGTCATCCGTACGGCGCTGACGCACGGGGCGGTCACCGGCCGCGACTACATGATGGGCTGGGGCCTCACGCTCGTCGCGGTGATCGCGGGCTCCTTCGCCTCGTGGCGCCAGACGATGCTGCACATCCTGCCGGGCGACAAGGGGTTCGGGAGCGAGGTGTTCGGCCTGCACCTGTACGTATGGGCGTGGATCCTCTTCCAGGCCTCGGTGGTCGCCGTCGGGATCGTCCTCGCCTTCGCCCACTCCACGGCCGACCGGGTCATTCCGGCCGACGGGCCGGGTGCGTACCGCACGGTGGGGCTGGCCGCGCTGTGGTTCCTGGGGCTGGTGATCGCCGTGAACATCGTGGCGGTCTTCCTCGAAGAGGGATTCCACTGGTTCCTCCCGGACGACCCCTCGCGCTACCAGTTCTTCCACGATGTGGGGATCATCGACTAG
- a CDS encoding NAD(P)-binding domain-containing protein — protein sequence MRYAVLGTGIVGRTVAARLLSLDHEVVIGTRDPVATLARGEYAEWQAAHPRAGLARFAEAARGGETLVNATGGRVSVAALTAADASHLDGKILIDIANPLDFSHGFPPGLDPVDGDSLGELIQRTFPGLRVVKTLNTMNCQVMVDPARVPGDHTVFLSGEDAEAKKAVRELLYSFDWREHTVIDLGGIETARGTEMLLPIWLRLMGALGHTDFNFHIQGARRTEPGPQV from the coding sequence ATGCGCTACGCAGTTCTCGGCACCGGCATCGTCGGCCGTACGGTGGCCGCCCGGCTGCTCTCCCTGGACCACGAGGTCGTCATCGGCACCCGCGACCCCGTGGCCACCCTCGCCCGCGGCGAGTACGCCGAGTGGCAGGCGGCCCACCCGCGAGCGGGGCTCGCCCGCTTCGCGGAAGCGGCGCGCGGCGGCGAGACGCTGGTCAACGCCACGGGCGGGCGGGTCAGCGTGGCCGCCCTGACGGCGGCGGACGCCTCGCACCTGGACGGCAAGATCCTGATCGACATCGCGAACCCGCTGGACTTCTCGCACGGCTTCCCGCCGGGGCTCGACCCGGTGGACGGCGACAGCCTGGGCGAGCTGATCCAGCGGACCTTCCCGGGGCTGCGCGTGGTCAAGACGCTGAACACGATGAACTGCCAGGTCATGGTCGACCCGGCCAGGGTTCCCGGCGACCACACCGTCTTCCTCTCGGGCGAGGACGCCGAGGCGAAGAAGGCCGTGCGCGAGCTCCTGTACTCCTTCGACTGGCGCGAGCACACCGTCATCGACCTGGGCGGGATCGAGACGGCGCGCGGCACGGAGATGCTGCTGCCGATCTGGCTCCGGCTGATGGGGGCCCTCGGCCACACGGACTTCAACTTCCACATCCAGGGCGCGCGGCGTACGGAGCCGGGCCCGCAGGTCTGA
- a CDS encoding MarR family transcriptional regulator gives MSTNNPRSSAEWTRAELLARIVTESQRHYADYSLFSQAMADHVGLHPTDLQCVALLDMEPEPVSTGDVARLTGLTSGSATRLVDRLVKAGIVERRADPNDRRRSLVALAPAARDRIGAAWETPGRAFGAVLEGYSDAELAVIGDYLHRAAEVGRAQAERLASSATD, from the coding sequence ATGTCAACCAACAACCCCCGTTCGAGTGCGGAGTGGACCCGCGCCGAGCTGCTCGCGCGCATCGTCACCGAAAGCCAGCGGCACTACGCCGACTACTCGCTCTTCAGCCAGGCCATGGCCGACCACGTCGGCCTGCACCCCACCGACCTGCAGTGCGTCGCCCTCCTCGACATGGAGCCCGAACCGGTCAGCACCGGTGACGTCGCCCGCCTCACCGGCCTGACGTCCGGTTCGGCTACCCGGCTCGTCGACCGCCTGGTCAAGGCCGGCATCGTCGAGCGCCGCGCCGACCCGAACGACCGCCGCCGCTCCCTCGTCGCCCTCGCCCCCGCCGCCCGCGACCGGATCGGCGCGGCCTGGGAGACCCCGGGCCGCGCCTTCGGCGCCGTACTGGAGGGCTACTCCGACGCCGAGCTCGCCGTCATCGGCGACTACCTGCACCGCGCCGCCGAGGTCGGCCGCGCCCAGGCCGAGCGGCTGGCCTCGAGCGCCACCGACTGA
- the orn gene encoding oligoribonuclease, with protein MNDRMVWIDCEMTGLSLTDDALIEVAALVTDSELNVLGEGVDIVIRPPDAALETMPDVVREMHTSSGLLEELAGGTTLADAEAQVLAYVREHVKDPRKAPLCGNTVGTDRGFLLRDMAALEGYLHYRIVDVSSIKELARRWYPRAYFNSPPKNGNHRALADIKESIAELRYYREAVFVPQPGPDSDTARTIAAKHVVPGA; from the coding sequence ATGAACGATCGCATGGTGTGGATCGACTGCGAGATGACCGGGCTCTCGTTGACGGACGACGCACTTATCGAGGTGGCCGCACTGGTCACCGACTCGGAGCTCAACGTGCTCGGCGAAGGCGTGGACATCGTGATCCGCCCGCCGGACGCGGCCCTGGAGACCATGCCCGACGTGGTGCGCGAGATGCACACCTCCTCCGGCCTGCTCGAAGAGCTGGCCGGCGGGACCACCCTCGCGGACGCCGAGGCGCAGGTCCTGGCCTACGTACGGGAACACGTGAAGGACCCCCGCAAGGCCCCGCTCTGCGGAAACACGGTCGGCACCGACCGCGGTTTCCTGCTGCGCGACATGGCCGCGCTGGAGGGGTACCTGCACTACCGGATCGTGGACGTCTCCTCGATCAAGGAGCTGGCGCGCCGCTGGTACCCGCGCGCGTACTTCAACAGCCCCCCGAAGAACGGCAACCACCGGGCGCTCGCGGACATCAAGGAGTCCATCGCCGAGCTGCGCTACTACCGGGAGGCCGTCTTCGTGCCGCAGCCCGGTCCGGACTCGGACACGGCGCGGACCATCGCCGCCAAGCACGTCGTCCCCGGCGCGTAG
- a CDS encoding helix-turn-helix domain-containing protein has product MSQDSTAVVVDGRKLAGRRRREIVAVLLFSGGPIFESSIPLSVFGIDRQDAGVPRYRLLVCAGEDGPLRTTGGLELTAPYGLEAIARAGTVVVPAWRSITSPPPPEALDALRLAHEEGARIVGLCTGAFVLAAAGLLDGRPATTHWMYAPTLAKRYPSVHVDPRELFVDDGDVLTSAGTAAGIDLCLHIVRTDHGSEAAGALARRLVVPPRRTGGQERYLDRSLPEEIGADPLAEVVAWALEHLHEQFDVETLAARAYMSRRTFDRRFRSLTGSAPLQWLITQRVLQAQRLLETSDYSVDEVAGRCGFRSPVALRGHFRRQLGSSPAAYRSAYRARRPQADVAQVAQLSESPVPHQRTPQPQRTAAALAAAGPTVTELYAPGRVLREHA; this is encoded by the coding sequence ATGAGCCAGGATTCCACCGCCGTCGTCGTAGACGGCAGGAAGCTCGCGGGGCGTCGCCGCAGGGAGATCGTCGCGGTGCTGCTCTTCAGCGGCGGGCCGATCTTCGAGAGCTCCATTCCACTTTCCGTGTTCGGCATTGACCGGCAGGACGCGGGAGTTCCACGCTATCGATTGCTCGTCTGCGCCGGTGAAGACGGTCCACTGAGGACCACCGGCGGACTCGAGCTGACCGCGCCATACGGGTTGGAGGCGATCGCCCGGGCAGGCACGGTCGTCGTGCCCGCGTGGCGTTCCATCACCTCACCGCCGCCGCCGGAGGCGCTCGACGCACTGCGTCTGGCGCACGAGGAGGGTGCCCGGATCGTCGGACTGTGCACGGGGGCATTCGTGCTCGCCGCCGCGGGTCTGCTGGACGGCCGGCCCGCGACGACGCACTGGATGTACGCGCCGACGCTGGCCAAGCGCTACCCGTCCGTCCACGTCGATCCGCGCGAGCTGTTCGTCGACGACGGCGATGTGCTGACGTCCGCGGGCACCGCGGCCGGAATTGACCTGTGCCTGCACATCGTGCGCACGGACCACGGCAGCGAGGCGGCCGGTGCGCTGGCCCGTCGACTCGTCGTGCCGCCGCGCCGCACGGGTGGCCAGGAGCGCTATCTCGACCGGTCTCTGCCGGAGGAGATCGGCGCCGACCCGCTGGCCGAGGTCGTCGCCTGGGCACTGGAGCACCTCCACGAGCAGTTCGACGTGGAGACGCTCGCCGCCCGCGCCTACATGAGCAGGCGCACCTTCGACCGGCGGTTCCGCTCGCTCACCGGCAGCGCACCGCTGCAGTGGCTGATCACCCAGCGGGTGCTCCAGGCACAGCGGCTGCTCGAGACCTCCGACTACTCGGTCGACGAGGTCGCCGGACGCTGCGGGTTCCGTTCGCCGGTCGCGCTGCGCGGGCACTTCCGCCGCCAGCTGGGGTCCTCCCCGGCCGCCTACCGCTCCGCCTACCGGGCCCGTCGCCCGCAGGCGGACGTGGCCCAGGTGGCGCAGCTGTCGGAGTCGCCGGTACCGCACCAGCGCACTCCTCAGCCCCAGCGGACCGCGGCCGCACTGGCCGCGGCCGGTCCCACGGTGACGGAGCTGTACGCCCCCGGGCGGGTGCTGCGCGAGCACGCGTAG
- a CDS encoding universal stress protein, producing the protein MAGHEFSEPADRKRKHLADTESADLRAVEQPRHPCDPAFRHGVVVGFDGSTSSERALAYAIGMARRSGSGLIIVHVANRLPTTVWAGCEPPVFVDVPDHRTEVLGLELACADYLSEVPWILVERGGDICHELEEVGREYSADAIVVGSTHGIVGRIFGSVAGRLAKRAQRPVVVIP; encoded by the coding sequence ATGGCCGGTCACGAATTCTCCGAACCTGCGGACCGCAAGCGCAAACACCTCGCCGATACTGAATCGGCCGACCTGCGCGCGGTGGAACAACCACGTCATCCCTGCGACCCGGCCTTCCGGCACGGGGTCGTGGTGGGCTTCGACGGATCCACGTCCAGCGAGCGCGCCCTCGCGTACGCGATCGGGATGGCCCGTCGCTCAGGATCCGGTCTGATCATCGTCCATGTGGCGAACCGGCTGCCCACCACCGTGTGGGCCGGCTGCGAGCCGCCGGTCTTCGTGGACGTGCCGGACCACCGCACCGAGGTGCTGGGCCTGGAGCTGGCGTGCGCCGACTACCTCTCCGAGGTCCCGTGGATCCTCGTCGAGCGCGGCGGGGACATCTGCCACGAGCTGGAGGAGGTCGGCCGGGAGTATTCGGCGGACGCCATCGTGGTCGGCTCCACGCACGGGATCGTCGGCCGGATCTTCGGCTCGGTGGCGGGCCGGCTGGCGAAGCGGGCGCAGCGACCCGTCGTTGTCATCCCGTAA
- a CDS encoding GPR1/FUN34/YaaH family transporter, translated as MDNGVSAGSTASTSTLGHIALGLTLLAFGIGHTGIIGGVTVANSVSLATFLGGLALFVLGILEYRGGNGFNGTAFAGLGAFWFTWANGADGKVSAHAAGLFLVLFAMLALTLTAAASGGLFGQGVYGLFTLSLVLLAIGTFAETDGLAKAAGWVAALSGLLAWYGATAALASWPMAVGKGSRGAVAAS; from the coding sequence GTGGACAATGGTGTCTCTGCGGGAAGCACGGCCTCGACTTCGACCCTCGGGCACATCGCCCTGGGTCTCACCCTTCTCGCGTTCGGTATCGGCCACACCGGGATCATCGGCGGTGTGACCGTGGCCAACTCCGTGTCGCTCGCGACCTTCCTCGGCGGCCTCGCCCTGTTCGTCCTCGGGATCCTCGAATACCGCGGCGGCAACGGCTTCAACGGCACGGCCTTCGCGGGTCTCGGAGCCTTCTGGTTCACCTGGGCCAACGGCGCCGACGGAAAGGTTTCGGCACACGCGGCCGGACTGTTCCTCGTCCTGTTCGCCATGCTCGCGCTGACCCTCACCGCCGCGGCCTCGGGCGGACTGTTCGGCCAGGGCGTGTACGGCCTGTTCACCCTCTCGCTCGTACTCCTGGCGATAGGCACCTTCGCCGAGACCGACGGGCTGGCCAAGGCGGCCGGCTGGGTGGCGGCACTGTCCGGACTGCTGGCCTGGTACGGGGCCACCGCGGCCCTGGCGAGCTGGCCGATGGCGGTCGGCAAGGGCTCGCGCGGCGCGGTCGCCGCGAGCTGA